The following DNA comes from Moritella sp. 24.
TGGTGCTTAATGACTTGATTCGATATCTTTTGCAATGCAGGCGTCGGCATAAAATCACTCGACGGATACGAGGTCCCCATATTAATCACATCAGGTGCACCACACTGATGAAATATCTGACTGGCTAATTCATGGATTTTCACCGACTTAGGTTTCATCGTAATACTAGGAAACTCAATCACAACTTCAGTGCGACGATTAAAGCACACGTAATAGCCCGACTTTGGCCTTGCCTCAATAAGCCCTATTATCTCAAGTTCTTCAAGCGCTCTCTGAATCGTGGCAATACTCATCTTTCGCTTTACCGACAAGGCTCTAAGCGACGGTAATTTATCCCCCGGTACATATACGCCCTGATTAATAAGATCACGTAAGTCATCGGCTACTTGTTGATATAACAATACTTTAGTCATTTATTTTTGCTGCTTTATATTATGTGATTTTCAATGGTGAATCATAAACCAGTACAGTTCACGTAATTATTCACCAGTACAGTAACAGATTAACATAACTGTACTGGTTTATTTATCATTTCTCTGAATCTGTAATGCTCATTGAATTAAGGTTAATCTAAATATCAATCGAATAACACAGCGGCAGGCACTCGTAATGGACTCATCTTTAGCAATTGACCCGACACCAAAATATGTTTCACACCAACCAGATCAGCATGGGTACATCAATTATAGTGATGAGGAAAATAGTACTTGGGCAACACTCTACAATCGTCAAACTCGTATTATTAAAGACCGTGCTTGTGATGAATTTATCGAGGGAATTGAGCTGCTTAAAATGAGCGCAGATCGTATTCCACAATTACCGGATATCAACCGTAAACTAAAAAAGTTAACAGGCTGGCAAGTCGAGAACGTGCCAGCGCTGATCGGTTTTGAACGCTTTTTTGAATTGTTAGCAACGAAACGTTTTCCAGCGGCTACGTTCATTCGTACCAAGGCAGATATAGACTACATTCAAGAACCGGATATTTTCCATGAATTATTTGGTCACTGTCCGTTGCTCACCAATCAAGCTTACGCTGACTTCTCTCAGCATTACGGTGAATTAGGGTTAAAGGCCGACAAAGCTGATCGTCCTATGCTCGCACGCTTGTACTGGTTTACTATTGAATTTGGATTAATGCAAAGTGAACAAGGCTTAAAAATATTTGGCGGTGGTATTCTGTCATCAAAAGAAGAAACCTGTTACAGCTTAGAAAGTGATATTCCTAATCGGCAACCACTGCAAGTAATCGAAGCATTTCGTACTCACTACCGTATTGACGAATTGCAAAAGAACTACTTTGTGATTAATCAACTGTCCGATTTACAGCAGTTAATTAAGCTCGATTTAATTACCTTAATAAAAGAAGCCAGAATATTAGGTATGAAGCCCTCGGCTTATGCTCCAAAAGAAGATGCAGCTTGCTAAGCACTGCTTATCTTTATTTACCCTTTGTTTAAAAATAACAGCCCCTAAAAAGAGTAACAATTATGACCGAATTAAATTTACAAAGTTGCCAAGCATGCCGTGCAGATGCACCACAAGTCAGTAATGAAGAGTTAGCAGTATTAATTAACCAAATCCCAAATTGGGCCGTCGAAGTTCGTAACAACATCATGCAACTGGAACGTGAATTTAAATTTAAAAACTTTAAACAAGCAATCGCATTTACGAATCGTGTCGCTGATATGGCTGAAGCAGAAGGTCACCACCCTGCACTTTTAACAGAATGGGGAAAAGTGACTATTACTTGGTGGTCACACAGTATTAAAGGGCTGCATAAAAATGATTTTGTCTGTGCAGCTAAAACCGATACGCTTTTAGCTGAATAGCGGCTAACTAAAAAATGAATAATGCCATAACAAAAAAGGCGCTAATCAGAACAATTCATTCGTGATTAGCGCCTTTTATACTACGTACTTATTAAGCTTATTATGCGATTGTAGCTGAACGTTTTGGCCATGCATTAAACACAGCTTTAACTAACGTCGCTAATGGGATGGCAAAAAATACCCCCCAGAATCCCCACAAACCACCAAATAATAATACCGACATAATAATAGCAACGGGATGCAAGTTTACCGCTTCAGAGAACAGTAATGGCACTAATAAGTTACCATCAAGCGCTTGCACGATACCGTATGCGATCATCATATACGTAAACTCAGGAGTAAGCCCCCATTGGAACAAGCCAACTAGCATCACAGGAACAGTAACAGCCGCAGCACCAATATAAGGAATTAATACCGAGAAACCAACGGCAACCGCAAGCAGTACTGCATATTGTAAATCAGTAAAGAAAAATACCAACCAAGTAAAGAAACCAACAATGATTATTTCGAATACTTTACCGCGAATATAGTTCGCAATTTGACCGTTCATTTCGGTCCAAACTTCAATCGCTAAACGACGATTTTGCGGTAATACGCTCACTAAATCTTTCACCAAACGGCTTTTATCTTTAAGCATAAAGAACACTAATAACGGCACTAAAATTGAGTAAATTAGAATAGCCGCAAGATCAAACAAAGACGCAAAGGAAGCACTTACTATCATCTCACCAGACTTAACAGCGTGGTCTTGTACCGTTAACAATGCCGTTTTGATCAGCTCTTCATTAAAAATATCAGGATTTTCTTGTGGCAGCATCAATAAGAACTCTTGGCCTTGCTTAAGCATTAGCGGCAAGGCTTTAACTAAGTTCACACCTTGATGCCATACCGTTGGCACTAGACCGAGAGTGAGCATCACCATCATAGTGACAAAGAGCATCAAAATAATCACCGTCGCCCAGGTTCGAGATATACCCAAACGCATTAATTGTATTAATGGCCAATCAAGTAAATACGCTAATACGACTGCAACTAAGAACGGCGTAATTAAGTCACCAATAAAATAAATAACCGAAAAGCCAAATATTAATAAAAAGAATAAAGTGACTGCATGTGGGTCAGAAAAACGATCCTGATACCAACGAGATACGACAGAGAGCATAAGTTGTTATTGCCTTAATTTTGAGTATTTAGCTGTGTGAGGGATAAGTGTGGGGTTAGTTTAACAACCTTAATGCGTAGCACTAATGGACTGTTTTCTAACTCTACGACTGCTTGACCAAGACTGATTAAAAATTTAGGTATATCTTGACGAGAACCAGGGTCGGTCAGTAATACGATTATTTCTGTACCAAGCTCAGCTTGCTTTAACCATAGCTTTACTTTGATGAGCGGTAAAGGACAAGTATCGCACCTTAAGTCCAATTGCTGCATTGTATTTACCCGCCTTGTTAAGTTCGAAGGCCAAGATAAGATGCCCAGCTAGAAAATGTCAGCCATTATCAACTGTTTTCAATCGATACACAACTAGCTTACGATTTGAATATGAACTAGGTAGGTACTATAAATAGAGAAGTAAAAACAAAAAAGCGGCCAACCCGAAGATTAACCGCTTTTATTCATGTCGCTAAACACTGACTAATGTAGCCAAACTACGCTTAACGTCGTGATTAGAAGCTATAACGCGCGGCTAGGTGGAAGTCATTGTCTTTATCTTCAACACCATTGATGCGGTATTCGGCAATAGTACGTAAGCTCTTATTAAAGTCATAACGAACACCAAATACTAAGTCATCAACAGAATCGGTAGTCGTAGATGTTGTTGTATCTTCAAGCTCTTGCTTATTATATAGCACTTGCGCACGAAGCTGCTTTGTAATTTTGTATTCAACCATTAATTCATAAGCAGTGTGGTCAGCTGTAGTTTTGGCGTCATCGCCATTAAAATCATATTCTTCAAACTCAGAACCTTGAGAATATGTAGCAGCTACCGTCATTGGACCCGTTTTGTAACTCGCACCCACTAAGAAAAGTGATGCATCATAGTCATCAGTCGGTGACTTTGCACTGAAACCTGCTGCCAGTGTTAAACCAAAATCAAGCTTATATGTCGCTGCTAAGCTATATTCTTCATCGCTTTTAGTATCATCTTGGTTATCATCAAGACGGTATGACGCATCTAACTGTAAACCAGCAAATTTATTACTGTACTTTAATGTGCTGTTATCACGGCTTGTATTACCCAAGTTGCCGCCATAAGCATTCGTATAAGCAACATCAGTCAAGTCAGATGCGATTGTAAGCGCATTGTATTGACGACCAAAACTGAATGCACCAACATTACTATCCAAACCAACGTAAGCTAAACGAGTCTTAGTTGTAGGTTCTTTTTCACTATCTTTAAGATCGTACTGTAATTCATAACGACCAAATGCCGATAATGAGTCAGAAATATCTGATTTTAATTTAGCCCCGATACGGATATAAGAGTCATTACCATACTCATCGCTATCTTCACTGCCAAAGCCATGACCAGCATAAGCACGACCATATATATCAACCGATTGACCATCGTCTTTATAAACTTCAACCGCGCCAACAGTTGATGCGAATAAACTTGGTAGTACAAGTGCAAGTAGTGATTTTTTCATTTTGAATTCCATTCCATTAACAAATATAAAAGATGTTGTTGAGTAGTTGCTTTAAATTGGAATCAATTCTAGGGATCAAATATGACAAAGATGTGTGATAAATATGAACAAAAAATGTAAGATAAATGACAACTTTATTACGCATTACAACAAACTAAGTCTATAAATTGACTAAAGGTAACCGCACAATGCAAAACACAAAATTGAAATATTTTCTTATAATCAGCTCTATTTTAATGTTTATTAATATTTTAGTCGGGACACTGGGAGCACACCTGTGGCATTCGCAACTGGTACTGAATAACGGTGTTGCAAACTTTGCGACAGCAAGGGACTACTTATTTATCCATACTTTAACCATACTCTTCTTGGCTTTGTTAGATAATAAATTTCCCGCTGGACGTTTTAACTGGATAGCTGGATTACAGTTGGCGAGTATTATCACCTTCAGTGGTAGTTTGATGTTATATGCATTAACGGGTGAGAAATGGTTAAGTAGTATCACACCTTTTGGTGGCAGCGGTCTGATGTTATCTTGGTTATTACTGGTATGGCACGCATTTAAAATCAAGTAATTGAAGTCAAAAAAGGTGCTCTTAACTAGATATAGTCAATGAGCACCTGTTTTTATTATACTAGCGCTCTAATTGCTTAACTGCCACAGTATCAGAGCCTTGTTTATCTGAAGAATACGCCACGTGCAGCTCCTCATCAAACTTAGCCGGTGATCCATCAGTCACAGAGCGAACCTTCACCACTGGAATATTTTTATTCAAACGTCGGCTAAGTCTATCCCCGAGCACTAACATACACGGCGTTAATATTAAGGTCAGCACTGTCGCAAACGTCAAGCCACCAGCAACCGCAGTAGCCAGCTGTGACCACCATTGCGTTGATGGTGCACCAAATGTTGTCGTACGATTAACGATATCTACATTCATCTGTAATACCATTGGCATTAAACCTAAGATAGTCGTAATCGTCGTTAGCATCACTGGACGTAAACGTTGCGCCCCCGTCCGTAATACAGCTTCAACCGCAGGTAATCCTTCGCGTTTAAGTACATTGTAGGTATCAATAAGCACAATATTATTATTTACCACAATACCAGCTAACGAAATAACACCAATCCCCGACATCACGATACCAAACGGTTCTTGCACTATCATCAAGCCAAGAAATACCCCTACGGTAGAGAAGATCACCGCGGTTAGAATCAAAAATGCTTGATAGAACGAGTTAAACTGCGTAACCAAAATAATCGCCATCACCGCGAGAGCAATCAACAGCGCATTTTTAAGAAATTCAGCAGATTCTTGCTGATTTTCATTTTGACCACGTAAACGCATGCTGACGCGAGGATCAAGATCAAGTCCCTGCATCGCAACCATTAACTTAGGTAATTCTTCATTGACGTTGTAACCCGGCAATAAATCCGCTTCGATTTTGAGTGCTTGGCGACCATCAACTTTACGCACAGAGTCTTTTTTCTGCTCTGGAGTAAGTGTTGAAAATACACTTAACGGCACTTGCCCTGCTGCGGTTTTTAAACGTAAGTCTTCTAAACGATCGATATGACGATATTCCTCAGAGAAACGTACACGAATATCCATTTCATCATCAACATCATCAGCGCGATAACCACCAAGACGTAACCCTGTTGTCACAAACTGCACGTTATTACCTACTAACAAGGCATCGGCACCGTAGCGGGCAGCAACTGCACGGTCAACTTTAATCTGCCATTCAATGCCCGGTTTTGCACCATTGTCACTGACGTTCGTGAACATATCTTGCACTGCAATAAAATCACGAATTTTAGCTAATGTAGGTTCTAACAGTTCAGGATAGCGAGAGCTTAACTCTAACTGAAAATCTTTACCTTGTGGCGGACCACTTTCATCTTTGCGCGCTTCAATCTCAATCCCAGCTAGCATTGAGGTTTTATTTAGAATATCAGCAATGATTTCATCCGCTTTACGACGCTCCTGCCAATCAACTAAGTTAACGCGTAAAGCACCAATTTGCTCACCGTTTTGATTGTCTTTCCCCGTACGCGCATACAAAGTTTCAATCTCTTGCATATCCAATAATTTAGCTTCCACTTGCTGCATTAATGCATCTTGCTCATGAATAGATAAATCACCTTGTGAACGCACAATAATATTAAATCCTGGCGGTTCCACATCAGGGAAAAACTCAGAACCTTGTCCATAAACCCCATATGCTTTTATCACGAGAAAAGAAAACAAGACTGCCCCACCTAAGCACCACCACGGTTTTTTAATCGCACCGTTCAATACCTTGATATACCAGCCCGTTACTCCCGGCATTTTAGTCACATCACCCGCCTCTGCGACTTCTGTTTGTTTCTGCTCTAATGCAGATAACTGACGACGACGTCCAAAAATACCACCGAGCGTCGGTACAAAAATTAATGCCATGACTAACGAGGCACTTAATGTCGTAATAAGTGTTAAAGGTAAAAACTTCATGAATTCACCCATCATCCCCGGCCAGAACAATAACGGCGCAAATGCCGCAAGTGTTGTTGCTGTCGAGGCGATAATAGGCCAAGCCATACGTTTAGCAGCCAGTCCGTACGCCTCTTTATTGCTACGCCCTTCGTTCATCTCACGGTCGGCAAACTCCGTCACCACAATCGCGCCGTCCACCAGCATACCGACGGCCATGATCAAAGCGAATAACACGACGGTATTAATCGTATAACCCCATACGGCTAGCATTAAAATACCCGCAAGGAATGAGCCTGGAATTGCAATACCAACAAGTAATGCACTACGCCCACCCAAACTACCAATAATCACGATGACAACCAATAACACTGCTGACAATACGTTATTTTGCAGGTCGCTAAGCATGTCTTTTACGTCTTCAGAGCTATCTGCGGTAAAATCGACCTTAATGACACCTTGCCAATAAGCACTTTCTTGGTTAACCAATGCTTTAACTTTATCAACCGTTTCAATGATGTTTTCACCGGGACGTTTTTTCACTTCCAGCGATACGGCAGCATGACCGTCAATACGCGCAAACGACACAGGATCTTTGTATGAACGGCGCACTTCCGCCACATCACCAAAGGTAATCACTCGTGTGCCATCCACCTTTACCGGTAAATCCAGTACGTCTTTTAATGAATCAAATACCGATGGTACTTTAACGGGAAAACGACCTTGTCCGCTGTCTAACGTGCCTGCGGCAACCAATAGATTATTACGTGAAATAAGGTTATAAATGTCATTCTGGTCGAGGTTGTAGCTCTCCATTAACAAGGGATCAACCAAGATTTCAATCATGTCTTCACGATCGCCACCGACACTCACTTCAAGTACTTCGGTCAAGGCTTCAATTTTTTGTTTTAAGTCACGCGATACACTGATTAAAGCTCGCTCAGCAACATCACCAGATAAGATCACTGTCAACGCTGGTTTCTGAGTCGCCATGCTGATCTCTTTAACCACAGGCTCTTCAGAATCATCTGGTAATTGTGCTTTGGCTAAACTGACTTTTTCTCGCACACTGGCTAAGGCGATATTACTGTCAATACCAGCATGGAATTCGAGTTTAACCGAGGCATGACCTTCACTTGCAGTCGAGGTCATTTCTTTTAGACCATCAATGCCTCTCAGCTCTTGTTCTAATGGTCGTAGTAACGCGCGTTCGCCATCTTCGGGAGAAATACCATGGTGGTTAACCGACACATAAATAAACGGGATCGGCACATCTGGTTCAGCTTCTTTGGGAATATTAAGGTAGGTGACACTACCCGAAACAAGAATAAGAATGAGCAGCATGATCACAGTGCGACTGTGATTTAACGCTGCTGAAATAATACCGTTCATTATTGAACCCTCGTTGATACCGCATCGACTTTATCACCCGCACGAACAAAACCTTGCCCAACAGTGATAACGACTGGCTGTTTACCAAGTCCAGTTAACCAAGAACCTTGCGCATCGGCTTTAAGAATATCAACAGGTGTAAATACGACGTGCTCATCAACGACGGTTTTCACACCGATAACACCCTCTTCGTCCAGCGCTAACGTTGACGGTGACAGTTTAACTGCCCATTCTTGATTAAGTGGCAGTGACAGTTCCGCACTACCACCTGCAGATAATAATAAATCAGGGTTCTTAATCGCGACCTCAATACGGAA
Coding sequences within:
- a CDS encoding porin, which encodes MKKSLLALVLPSLFASTVGAVEVYKDDGQSVDIYGRAYAGHGFGSEDSDEYGNDSYIRIGAKLKSDISDSLSAFGRYELQYDLKDSEKEPTTKTRLAYVGLDSNVGAFSFGRQYNALTIASDLTDVAYTNAYGGNLGNTSRDNSTLKYSNKFAGLQLDASYRLDDNQDDTKSDEEYSLAATYKLDFGLTLAAGFSAKSPTDDYDASLFLVGASYKTGPMTVAATYSQGSEFEEYDFNGDDAKTTADHTAYELMVEYKITKQLRAQVLYNKQELEDTTTSTTTDSVDDLVFGVRYDFNKSLRTIAEYRINGVEDKDNDFHLAARYSF
- a CDS encoding sulfurtransferase TusA family protein translates to MQQLDLRCDTCPLPLIKVKLWLKQAELGTEIIVLLTDPGSRQDIPKFLISLGQAVVELENSPLVLRIKVVKLTPHLSLTQLNTQN
- a CDS encoding DUF423 domain-containing protein; its protein translation is MQNTKLKYFLIISSILMFINILVGTLGAHLWHSQLVLNNGVANFATARDYLFIHTLTILFLALLDNKFPAGRFNWIAGLQLASIITFSGSLMLYALTGEKWLSSITPFGGSGLMLSWLLLVWHAFKIK
- the phhA gene encoding phenylalanine 4-monooxygenase — encoded protein: MDSSLAIDPTPKYVSHQPDQHGYINYSDEENSTWATLYNRQTRIIKDRACDEFIEGIELLKMSADRIPQLPDINRKLKKLTGWQVENVPALIGFERFFELLATKRFPAATFIRTKADIDYIQEPDIFHELFGHCPLLTNQAYADFSQHYGELGLKADKADRPMLARLYWFTIEFGLMQSEQGLKIFGGGILSSKEETCYSLESDIPNRQPLQVIEAFRTHYRIDELQKNYFVINQLSDLQQLIKLDLITLIKEARILGMKPSAYAPKEDAAC
- a CDS encoding 4a-hydroxytetrahydrobiopterin dehydratase, with translation MTELNLQSCQACRADAPQVSNEELAVLINQIPNWAVEVRNNIMQLEREFKFKNFKQAIAFTNRVADMAEAEGHHPALLTEWGKVTITWWSHSIKGLHKNDFVCAAKTDTLLAE
- a CDS encoding efflux RND transporter permease subunit, producing the protein MNGIISAALNHSRTVIMLLILILVSGSVTYLNIPKEAEPDVPIPFIYVSVNHHGISPEDGERALLRPLEQELRGIDGLKEMTSTASEGHASVKLEFHAGIDSNIALASVREKVSLAKAQLPDDSEEPVVKEISMATQKPALTVILSGDVAERALISVSRDLKQKIEALTEVLEVSVGGDREDMIEILVDPLLMESYNLDQNDIYNLISRNNLLVAAGTLDSGQGRFPVKVPSVFDSLKDVLDLPVKVDGTRVITFGDVAEVRRSYKDPVSFARIDGHAAVSLEVKKRPGENIIETVDKVKALVNQESAYWQGVIKVDFTADSSEDVKDMLSDLQNNVLSAVLLVVIVIIGSLGGRSALLVGIAIPGSFLAGILMLAVWGYTINTVVLFALIMAVGMLVDGAIVVTEFADREMNEGRSNKEAYGLAAKRMAWPIIASTATTLAAFAPLLFWPGMMGEFMKFLPLTLITTLSASLVMALIFVPTLGGIFGRRRQLSALEQKQTEVAEAGDVTKMPGVTGWYIKVLNGAIKKPWWCLGGAVLFSFLVIKAYGVYGQGSEFFPDVEPPGFNIIVRSQGDLSIHEQDALMQQVEAKLLDMQEIETLYARTGKDNQNGEQIGALRVNLVDWQERRKADEIIADILNKTSMLAGIEIEARKDESGPPQGKDFQLELSSRYPELLEPTLAKIRDFIAVQDMFTNVSDNGAKPGIEWQIKVDRAVAARYGADALLVGNNVQFVTTGLRLGGYRADDVDDEMDIRVRFSEEYRHIDRLEDLRLKTAAGQVPLSVFSTLTPEQKKDSVRKVDGRQALKIEADLLPGYNVNEELPKLMVAMQGLDLDPRVSMRLRGQNENQQESAEFLKNALLIALAVMAIILVTQFNSFYQAFLILTAVIFSTVGVFLGLMIVQEPFGIVMSGIGVISLAGIVVNNNIVLIDTYNVLKREGLPAVEAVLRTGAQRLRPVMLTTITTILGLMPMVLQMNVDIVNRTTTFGAPSTQWWSQLATAVAGGLTFATVLTLILTPCMLVLGDRLSRRLNKNIPVVKVRSVTDGSPAKFDEELHVAYSSDKQGSDTVAVKQLER
- a CDS encoding AI-2E family transporter — translated: MLSVVSRWYQDRFSDPHAVTLFFLLIFGFSVIYFIGDLITPFLVAVVLAYLLDWPLIQLMRLGISRTWATVIILMLFVTMMVMLTLGLVPTVWHQGVNLVKALPLMLKQGQEFLLMLPQENPDIFNEELIKTALLTVQDHAVKSGEMIVSASFASLFDLAAILIYSILVPLLVFFMLKDKSRLVKDLVSVLPQNRRLAIEVWTEMNGQIANYIRGKVFEIIIVGFFTWLVFFFTDLQYAVLLAVAVGFSVLIPYIGAAAVTVPVMLVGLFQWGLTPEFTYMMIAYGIVQALDGNLLVPLLFSEAVNLHPVAIIMSVLLFGGLWGFWGVFFAIPLATLVKAVFNAWPKRSATIA